The genomic DNA CCATATTTTTTAACTAATTCAAAAGGGTCAATAACATTTCTTAAACTCTTTGACATTTTTTGACCACCAGAAGTAATAAAGCCGTGCACAAAAATAGTTTTAGGCAATGGTAATTTTAAAGATAAAAGCATTCCTGGCCAAATTACACAATGGAATTTTAAAATATCTTTCCCGATAAAATGGATGTCAGTGGGCCAATATTTTTTCATTTTCTTCCCGTTTTTAGCATAACCAAGGGCAGAAATATAATTTGCCAGAGCATCGCTCCAGACATATATAGTCTGGTTTTCGTCATCTGGAACTGGAATTCCCCATTTTAAATTCTTTCTTAATCGAGAAAAACTAATATCTCCTAACCCCTGTTTAATGAAATTTAAAATTTCATTTTTTCGGCTTTTCGGGATTATTTTAATTTTGTTTTTTTCAATTAGTTTTTTAATTTCTTTTGAATATTTTGAAAGTCTAAAAAAATAATTCTCCTCTTCGATTATCTCCGGCTTTTTCTGGTGGATAACACATTTTCCATTCCTTGAATCTTTTTTTGTTATAAATGCCTCACAACCTAAACAATAGAGTCCTCTATATTTCTTTTTATAAATATCACCATTCTCTTTTAGTTTTAGCCAAACTTTTTCAACTGCCGGCCAATGTCTTCTTTTATCAGTAGTCCTTATAAAATCATTATTAGATAAATTTAAAATTTCTTTTAAGGCTCTAACTTTTTTTGAAATTTCATCTACAAATTCTTTTGGATTTTTCCTTTCTTCCTCTGCGGCCCTGGCAACCTTTGCCCCATGCTCATCTGTTCCAGTTAAAAAATAAACGTCTTTGCCCAAAAGTCGATGGTATCTGGCCAAAACATCGGCCTGAATAGACTCTAAGGCAAACCCTATATGGGGAGGAGTATTAGTATAAACTATACTAGTTGTAATATAAAAACCTTTCGTCTTTGACTCAAGAACTTTGTTTTTCTTCGAAAAATAAAATTTTTCCATTGATATATCTTATTTTATTGACCTATTTACAGCTATAACAAACTCACCTTTGATTTTACCTTTCTCAATTTCTTTTATTACCTCATTAATTTTTCCTCTATAA from Patescibacteria group bacterium includes the following:
- the metG gene encoding methionine--tRNA ligase; protein product: MEKFYFSKKNKVLESKTKGFYITTSIVYTNTPPHIGFALESIQADVLARYHRLLGKDVYFLTGTDEHGAKVARAAEEERKNPKEFVDEISKKVRALKEILNLSNNDFIRTTDKRRHWPAVEKVWLKLKENGDIYKKKYRGLYCLGCEAFITKKDSRNGKCVIHQKKPEIIEEENYFFRLSKYSKEIKKLIEKNKIKIIPKSRKNEILNFIKQGLGDISFSRLRKNLKWGIPVPDDENQTIYVWSDALANYISALGYAKNGKKMKKYWPTDIHFIGKDILKFHCVIWPGMLLSLKLPLPKTIFVHGFITSGGQKMSKSLRNVIDPFELVKKYGTDAVRYFLLREIPPTEDGDFTYEKFKKRYNSDLAAGLGNLVARVITLAKKQKLKVKNGIQNQEFKKIIDVTWKKYRKDLNDFKFNEVLISIWNLISFCDKYIEKKRPWELLKSQKIKPILNNLLFTLSNIAQMLQPFLPETSGKIFKQIKEKEAETLFPKIKNVN